A genomic window from Streptomyces sp. WMMC940 includes:
- a CDS encoding TIGR02452 family protein, with product MSARLRGVARQTQEIVEAGRYRAPGGHTVTIGGDLSAAVEGTRMFGPEPVPVVPDTDRFSLCEVTGESSLAAARRLTDRGAGPVAVLNFASARNPGGGYLNGAQAQEEALCRDSALYTTLLAVPGFYAHHREVRDPFYSDRVIHSPGVPVFRDERGGLLDTPFTVGFLTSPAPNAGVITGRTPELADRIPAALASRAERVLETAAATGYRRLVLGAWGCGVFRNDPALVAGAFRTLLTGDGRFSGHFDEIVFAVLDRTREARTLRAFQEAFPAGPAPDRVS from the coding sequence ATGAGCGCACGTTTGCGGGGGGTCGCACGACAGACCCAGGAGATCGTCGAAGCGGGCCGCTACCGGGCACCGGGCGGCCACACGGTGACGATCGGCGGGGATCTGTCCGCCGCGGTCGAAGGGACACGGATGTTCGGGCCCGAGCCCGTGCCGGTGGTCCCCGACACGGACCGTTTCAGCCTATGCGAGGTCACCGGGGAGAGCAGCCTGGCGGCCGCGCGGCGGCTGACCGACCGGGGCGCCGGTCCGGTCGCGGTCCTGAACTTCGCCTCGGCCCGCAATCCCGGGGGCGGGTACCTCAACGGCGCCCAGGCGCAGGAGGAAGCGCTCTGCCGCGACTCCGCGCTCTACACCACGCTGCTGGCCGTGCCCGGGTTCTACGCCCACCACCGTGAGGTCCGGGACCCGTTCTACTCCGACCGGGTGATCCACTCGCCCGGAGTGCCGGTGTTCCGGGACGAGCGCGGCGGGCTCCTCGACACGCCGTTCACGGTCGGTTTCCTCACCTCGCCGGCGCCCAACGCGGGCGTGATCACCGGCCGAACGCCGGAGCTGGCCGACCGGATACCGGCGGCCCTGGCCTCCCGGGCCGAGCGGGTCCTGGAGACCGCGGCGGCGACGGGCTACCGGCGGCTCGTCCTGGGCGCGTGGGGCTGCGGGGTCTTCCGCAACGACCCGGCGCTGGTCGCGGGGGCGTTCCGGACGCTGCTCACCGGGGACGGCCGCTTCTCCGGGCACTTCGACGAGATCGTCTTCGCGGTGCTGGACCGGACGCGGGAGGCGAGGACGCTCCGGGCGTTCCAGGAGGCCTTCCCGGCGGGCCCGGCGCCCGACCGGGTCTCCTGA
- the egtA gene encoding ergothioneine biosynthesis glutamate--cysteine ligase EgtA → MTAPGHGGSTPPLSEDDAEELLRCICFKTGPPRTVGVELEWLVHDRHLPHLPVDEARLDRAFAGLRGLALGSALTFEPGGQLELSSPPAASLMECIDSTAADLTTVRTALARSGLTLTGYGHDPWNPPRRLLREPRYDAMEACLDRTGPAGRSMMCSSASVQVCLDAGYEEPGPLGLGRRWQLAHLLGAVLVAAFANSPAGAGGPTGWRSTRQSLWAGLDPARALAPPTGAPPREAWAAHVLDTPVMCIRAADGPWPVPDRLTFREWIRSGKPRPPTRADLEYHMTTLFPPVRPRGHLELRMIDAQSGETGWMVPLAVTMALFDDPEAAETAYRTVKPLAETAGTRPAPRNPLWESAARNGLTDPELHGAAAGCFAVALEALPRLGASQAVQDAVAAYHERHVLPGRCPADDFSLRTKETSS, encoded by the coding sequence ATGACAGCACCCGGCCACGGGGGCAGTACCCCGCCGCTCTCCGAGGACGACGCCGAAGAACTGCTCCGATGTATCTGCTTCAAGACGGGCCCGCCCCGCACCGTCGGAGTGGAGCTGGAATGGCTCGTGCACGACCGACACCTGCCGCACCTGCCCGTCGACGAGGCCCGTCTCGACCGGGCCTTCGCCGGACTCCGGGGCCTGGCCCTCGGTTCGGCGCTCACCTTCGAACCGGGCGGGCAGCTTGAGCTCAGCTCGCCGCCCGCCGCGTCGCTGATGGAGTGCATCGACTCCACGGCGGCTGATCTGACCACCGTCCGGACCGCCCTGGCCCGCTCCGGGCTGACTCTGACCGGTTACGGTCACGACCCCTGGAACCCGCCCCGCCGACTGCTGCGCGAGCCGCGGTACGACGCCATGGAGGCGTGCCTCGACCGCACCGGCCCCGCCGGCCGGTCCATGATGTGCTCCTCCGCGTCCGTCCAGGTCTGCCTGGACGCCGGGTACGAGGAGCCCGGCCCGCTCGGCCTCGGCCGCCGCTGGCAACTGGCTCACCTGCTGGGAGCGGTGCTCGTCGCGGCCTTCGCCAACTCCCCGGCCGGGGCGGGCGGGCCCACCGGATGGCGCTCGACCCGGCAGTCGCTGTGGGCCGGCCTGGACCCGGCACGGGCACTGGCACCGCCCACGGGCGCACCGCCGCGCGAGGCCTGGGCCGCGCACGTGCTGGACACCCCGGTCATGTGCATCCGGGCCGCGGACGGGCCCTGGCCGGTGCCGGACCGACTGACGTTCCGGGAGTGGATCCGGTCCGGGAAGCCCCGGCCGCCCACCCGCGCCGACCTCGAGTACCACATGACCACGCTCTTCCCTCCGGTGCGGCCGCGCGGGCACCTCGAACTGCGCATGATCGACGCGCAGTCGGGGGAGACGGGGTGGATGGTTCCGCTCGCCGTCACCATGGCGCTGTTCGACGACCCGGAGGCCGCGGAGACCGCCTACCGCACCGTCAAGCCGCTCGCCGAGACCGCCGGCACCCGGCCCGCGCCCCGCAACCCCCTGTGGGAGAGCGCCGCGCGCAACGGCCTCACCGACCCCGAACTGCACGGTGCGGCCGCCGGCTGCTTCGCCGTAGCGCTGGAGGCCCTGCCCCGGCTGGGCGCCTCACAGGCCGTACAGGACGCGGTCGCCGCGTACCACGAGCGCCATGTCCTGCCCGGCCGCTGCCCGGCCGACGACTTCTCGCTCCGCACCAAGGAGACCAGCTCATGA
- the egtB gene encoding ergothioneine biosynthesis protein EgtB, translating into MTETPVATDDALRQRALEALTTARARTRLLTECVDDDELTAQHSPLMSPLVWDLAHIGNQEEQWLLRAVAGRDPIRPEIDSVYDAFEHPRAERPTLPLLSPAESRTYASDIRGRVLDVLEAHPLHGTALVDSAFAFGMIAQHEQQHDETMLITHQLRRGPAALDAPEPPGGGTTGLQAEVLVPAGPFTMGTSTEPWALDNERPAHHRHVDAFHIDTTPVTNGAFQAFVADGGYTEERWWAPEGWDQIRRHDIGAPLFWRREGGQWLRRRFGVTEAVPEDEPVLHVSWYEADAYARWAGRRLPTEAEWEKAARHDPASGRSRRYPWGDEDPSPERANLGQRHLRPAPAGAYPEGASPLGVRQLIGDVWEWTSSDFLPYPGFAAFPYREYSEVFFGPGYKVLRGGSFAVDAVACRGTFRNWDLPVRRQIFSGFRTARDA; encoded by the coding sequence ATGACCGAGACCCCGGTGGCCACGGACGACGCGCTCAGGCAGCGCGCCCTGGAGGCGCTCACCACGGCCCGGGCCCGCACCAGGCTGCTGACGGAGTGCGTCGACGACGACGAACTCACCGCCCAGCACTCGCCCCTGATGTCCCCGCTCGTGTGGGACCTGGCGCACATCGGCAACCAGGAGGAGCAGTGGCTCCTGCGGGCCGTCGCAGGACGGGACCCGATCCGGCCCGAGATCGACTCGGTGTACGACGCCTTCGAGCACCCGCGCGCCGAGCGTCCGACCCTGCCGCTGCTGTCCCCGGCCGAGTCCCGGACGTACGCCTCCGACATCCGCGGCCGGGTGCTGGACGTCCTGGAGGCGCACCCGCTGCACGGCACTGCGCTCGTGGACTCCGCCTTCGCGTTCGGGATGATCGCGCAGCACGAGCAGCAGCACGACGAGACGATGCTCATCACCCACCAGCTGCGGCGCGGCCCGGCGGCTCTCGACGCGCCGGAGCCGCCGGGCGGCGGCACGACCGGGCTGCAGGCAGAAGTGCTGGTGCCGGCGGGCCCGTTCACGATGGGCACCTCCACCGAGCCGTGGGCCCTGGACAACGAACGGCCCGCGCACCACCGCCACGTGGACGCGTTCCACATCGACACCACTCCCGTCACCAACGGCGCGTTCCAGGCGTTCGTCGCGGACGGCGGGTACACCGAAGAGCGCTGGTGGGCGCCCGAGGGCTGGGACCAGATCCGCAGGCACGACATCGGCGCGCCGCTGTTCTGGCGGCGCGAGGGCGGCCAGTGGCTGCGCCGCCGGTTCGGGGTGACCGAAGCGGTGCCCGAGGACGAGCCGGTGCTGCACGTCAGCTGGTACGAGGCGGACGCCTACGCGCGCTGGGCCGGACGGCGGCTGCCCACGGAGGCCGAGTGGGAGAAGGCCGCCCGGCACGACCCCGCGTCCGGCCGCTCGCGGCGCTATCCGTGGGGCGACGAGGACCCCTCGCCCGAGCGGGCGAACCTGGGGCAGCGGCATCTGCGGCCCGCGCCCGCGGGGGCGTACCCGGAGGGCGCCTCACCGCTCGGGGTGCGGCAGCTGATCGGCGACGTGTGGGAGTGGACGTCGAGCGACTTCCTGCCGTACCCGGGGTTCGCGGCGTTCCCGTACCGCGAGTACTCGGAGGTGTTCTTCGGCCCCGGGTACAAGGTGCTGCGGGGCGGTTCGTTCGCCGTGGACGCCGTGGCCTGCCGGGGCACCTTCCGCAACTGGGACCTGCCGGTGCGCCGGCAGATCTTCTCCGGGTTCCGCACCGCGCGGGACGCGTGA
- the egtC gene encoding ergothioneine biosynthesis protein EgtC, whose product MCRHIAFLGRPTGLGELLVRPPHALLRQSWAPRRQRYGTVNADGFGVGWYADGDPVPARYRRAGPVWADLSFADLARVVRSGALLAAVRDATEAGADGEAAAAPFAAGPWLFSHNGAVRGWPGSVAALAAALPATELLSLEARCDSALVWALVLHRLRDGDEPGQAVADTVLDVARAAPDSRLNLLLTDGVTIAATAWGDTLWYLAEPGRGTVVASEPYDDDPRWCEVPDRALLTATRTDVLLTPLKEPSA is encoded by the coding sequence ATGTGCCGCCACATCGCCTTCCTGGGGCGGCCGACGGGACTGGGCGAGTTGCTGGTGCGGCCGCCGCACGCGCTGCTGCGGCAGTCGTGGGCGCCACGCCGGCAGCGGTACGGGACGGTGAACGCGGACGGTTTCGGCGTGGGCTGGTACGCCGACGGCGACCCGGTGCCCGCCCGCTACCGGCGTGCCGGCCCCGTCTGGGCCGACCTGTCCTTCGCCGATCTGGCCCGGGTGGTCCGCAGCGGGGCGCTGCTGGCCGCCGTCCGCGACGCGACGGAGGCGGGCGCGGACGGCGAGGCCGCGGCCGCCCCGTTCGCCGCCGGACCCTGGCTGTTCAGCCACAACGGCGCCGTGCGGGGCTGGCCCGGCAGCGTGGCCGCCCTCGCCGCCGCACTGCCCGCGACGGAACTGCTGTCGCTGGAGGCGCGCTGCGACTCCGCGTTGGTGTGGGCGCTGGTGCTGCACCGGCTGCGGGACGGTGACGAGCCGGGGCAGGCCGTCGCCGACACCGTGCTCGACGTGGCCCGGGCCGCCCCGGACTCCCGGCTCAATCTGCTGCTGACCGACGGTGTGACGATCGCCGCGACCGCCTGGGGCGACACGCTCTGGTACCTGGCCGAACCGGGCCGGGGCACGGTCGTGGCGTCGGAGCCGTACGACGACGACCCCCGCTGGTGCGAGGTGCCCGACCGAGCGCTGCTCACGGCGACCCGCACCGACGTACTACTGACCCCGCTCAAGGAGCCGTCCGCGTGA
- the egtD gene encoding L-histidine N(alpha)-methyltransferase, whose product MSPFQLTRTLPEDATSAALRADVQHGLTRSPKELPPKWFYDARGSELFEEITRLPEYYPTRAEREILAGRARDIAAATGARTLVELGSGSSEKTRFLLDALPELHSYVPVDVSESALTGAGESLPADRPGLHVHALVADFTRVLALPDTPGPRLVAFLGGTIGNLLPGERADFLRSVRALLSPGDALLLGTDLVKDEGVLVAAYDDAAGVTAEFNKNVLAVVNRELGADFPLDGFDHVAVWNAREEWIEMRLRAREARKVRIRELDLVVPFEAGEEIRTEVSAKFRQEGVRSELAAAGMELTEWWTDPEGRFALSLSTAI is encoded by the coding sequence GTGAGCCCGTTCCAGCTGACCCGCACCCTGCCCGAGGACGCCACGAGTGCCGCGCTGCGCGCCGATGTGCAGCACGGCCTGACCCGCAGCCCCAAGGAGCTGCCGCCGAAGTGGTTCTACGACGCCCGCGGCAGCGAGCTGTTCGAGGAGATCACCCGGCTTCCCGAGTACTACCCGACGCGTGCCGAGCGGGAGATCCTGGCCGGCCGGGCCCGGGACATCGCCGCCGCGACCGGCGCCCGCACCCTGGTGGAGCTGGGCTCCGGTTCGTCGGAGAAGACCCGGTTCCTGCTGGACGCCCTGCCGGAACTGCACAGCTACGTCCCGGTGGACGTGAGCGAGAGCGCACTGACCGGGGCGGGCGAGTCGCTGCCCGCGGATCGCCCCGGGCTCCATGTCCACGCGCTGGTCGCGGACTTCACCCGGGTACTGGCCCTGCCGGACACCCCGGGCCCACGACTGGTCGCCTTCCTCGGCGGCACGATCGGCAATCTGCTGCCCGGCGAGCGCGCGGACTTCCTGCGGTCCGTGCGCGCGCTCCTGTCGCCCGGGGACGCGCTGCTGCTCGGCACGGACCTCGTGAAGGACGAGGGGGTGCTGGTGGCCGCGTACGACGACGCGGCGGGCGTCACGGCGGAGTTCAACAAGAACGTGCTGGCCGTGGTCAACCGGGAGCTGGGCGCGGACTTCCCGTTGGACGGCTTCGACCACGTGGCCGTCTGGAACGCGCGGGAGGAGTGGATCGAGATGCGCCTGCGCGCACGCGAGGCGAGGAAGGTGAGGATCCGAGAGCTGGACCTCGTCGTTCCGTTCGAGGCGGGCGAGGAGATCCGTACGGAGGTGTCGGCGAAGTTCCGTCAGGAGGGGGTGCGTTCGGAGCTCGCCGCCGCCGGGATGGAGCTCACCGAGTGGTGGACGGACCCCGAGGGCAGGTTCGCGCTGTCCCTGTCGACCGCGATCTGA
- a CDS encoding lysophospholipid acyltransferase family protein: MSVWLPIAPCTPADCASPRWPAVRRTTAALRLVAGTAAVLAGVVLAPAAIFLGRSGRARLVGLWCRAVMRAFGVRIRVTGAVPGQRGPRRAGQGTLVVPNHISWLDIPLVASVLPGRMLAKREVRQWPVLGPLARFGGTLFVDRDRLRELPGVVGAVAGALRRGSRVIVFPEGSTWCGRERGRFRNAAFQAALDAGAAVQPVRIAYRPVGAAAFVGDDALGASLWRVAATAGLTAEITVLPPIPAAAHPDRRALAGAAHHALGGAATPGGAGAPHRALPGPRRGAVQIAVDRDSANLPSGSVHHSVSSIPAAASSERTPS, translated from the coding sequence ATGAGCGTCTGGCTGCCCATCGCTCCCTGCACGCCCGCCGACTGCGCGTCCCCGCGGTGGCCTGCCGTGCGCCGGACCACCGCGGCCCTCCGTCTGGTCGCCGGTACGGCGGCGGTCCTCGCGGGCGTCGTGCTCGCCCCGGCGGCGATCTTCCTGGGACGGTCCGGCCGCGCCCGTCTCGTCGGGCTGTGGTGCCGCGCGGTGATGCGGGCCTTCGGCGTACGGATCCGGGTGACGGGTGCCGTCCCGGGGCAGCGGGGGCCCCGGCGTGCCGGGCAGGGCACCCTCGTCGTCCCCAACCACATCTCCTGGCTGGACATCCCGCTCGTCGCCTCGGTCCTGCCCGGGCGGATGCTGGCCAAGCGCGAGGTGCGGCAGTGGCCCGTGCTCGGTCCGCTCGCCCGGTTCGGCGGCACCCTGTTCGTCGACCGCGACCGGTTGCGGGAGCTCCCCGGCGTCGTCGGGGCCGTGGCCGGTGCGCTCCGGCGCGGTTCGCGGGTGATCGTGTTCCCCGAGGGCTCGACCTGGTGCGGCCGGGAGCGGGGCCGTTTCCGGAACGCCGCATTCCAGGCCGCCCTCGATGCCGGCGCGGCCGTGCAGCCCGTGCGGATCGCCTACCGGCCGGTGGGCGCCGCCGCGTTCGTGGGTGACGACGCGCTGGGCGCCTCGCTCTGGCGGGTCGCGGCCACTGCCGGGCTGACCGCGGAGATCACGGTCCTGCCGCCGATCCCCGCCGCCGCCCACCCCGACCGGCGGGCACTGGCCGGGGCCGCACACCACGCCCTCGGCGGGGCGGCGACGCCAGGGGGCGCCGGCGCCCCGCACCGGGCACTCCCAGGGCCCCGCAGAGGCGCCGTTCAGATCGCGGTCGACAGGGACAGCGCGAACCTGCCCTCGGGGTCCGTCCACCACTCGGTGAGCTCCATCCCGGCGGCGGCGAGCTCCGAACGCACCCCCTCCTGA
- a CDS encoding GNAT family N-acetyltransferase translates to MPASPAVVPAPLVAAEPRYVVSLARDQDDVRAAQRLRHQVFAGEMGARLEGPEPGLDIDAFDAYCDHILVRHEDTGEVVGTYRVLPPERARVAGRLYSETEFDLSRLAPIRDDLVEVGRSCVHPAHRNGAVIALVWAGLARYLTRTGHTWLSGCCSVPLADGGALAAATWDAVKAKHLAPEDYWVTPHKLWSADGIARPEGRAELPPLLRGYLRLGAWICGAPAHDPDFGVADLYVLLSLRRTNPRYLRHFLSLAPVK, encoded by the coding sequence ATGCCCGCATCGCCAGCCGTCGTCCCCGCCCCCCTCGTGGCCGCCGAGCCCCGCTACGTGGTGTCGCTCGCCAGGGACCAGGACGACGTACGGGCCGCGCAGCGGCTGCGCCACCAGGTGTTCGCCGGGGAGATGGGCGCCCGCCTCGAAGGCCCCGAACCCGGGCTGGACATCGACGCCTTCGACGCGTACTGCGACCACATCCTGGTGCGCCACGAGGACACCGGCGAGGTCGTCGGCACCTACCGCGTGCTGCCGCCCGAGCGCGCCCGCGTCGCCGGACGGCTCTACTCCGAGACCGAGTTCGACCTGTCCCGGCTCGCCCCCATCCGCGACGACCTGGTCGAGGTGGGCCGCTCCTGCGTCCACCCCGCCCACCGCAACGGTGCCGTCATCGCCCTCGTCTGGGCCGGGCTCGCCCGCTACCTGACCCGCACCGGTCACACCTGGCTGTCCGGCTGCTGCTCGGTGCCGCTCGCCGACGGCGGTGCGCTCGCCGCCGCGACCTGGGACGCCGTCAAGGCCAAGCACCTCGCGCCGGAGGACTACTGGGTCACTCCGCACAAGCTCTGGAGCGCCGACGGCATCGCCCGCCCCGAGGGCCGCGCCGAGCTGCCGCCGCTGCTGCGCGGCTACCTCCGCCTCGGCGCCTGGATCTGCGGGGCGCCCGCCCACGACCCCGACTTCGGCGTCGCCGACCTCTACGTCCTGCTGTCGCTGCGCCGTACCAACCCCCGCTACCTGCGGCACTTCCTCTCCCTGGCGCCGGTGAAATGA
- a CDS encoding extracellular solute-binding protein, whose translation MMNRFLAGAVAVVSATALTGCGLLPGGGSGDRTVTVWLMKDSVSDDFLERFVTEFEQTHPGVRLDVTFQEWTGIGKKVLAALESEDAPDVIEVGNTQVAQYAESEGLLDLTLESVRDLGGEDWLPGLAEPGRVHGTQYGIPWYAANRVVVYNKDLFEEAGISRPPKTRAEWLEDTERLNTGGRQGIYLSGQDWYTLAGFVWDEGGDLAVDRGGVWQGTLHEPAAVRGMTFYKKLQALGDGPENADEMTPPQTGVFAEGDVAQIIATPSAAALAVKENPALEGRLGFFPVPGKSAGKPGAVFTGGSDLIIPEKAGERAAAIEVVKALAGERWQTDLARTMSYVPNKTGLASVIEGQEGTAAMAAGAAQGRATPNSPQWAEVEEDNPIKPYMTAVLGGAEPATAGRAASERITEALAGS comes from the coding sequence GTGATGAACCGTTTCTTGGCCGGTGCCGTCGCCGTCGTGTCCGCAACCGCCCTCACGGGCTGCGGGCTTCTCCCGGGCGGTGGTTCCGGCGACCGTACGGTCACCGTCTGGCTGATGAAGGACAGCGTCTCCGACGACTTCCTCGAGCGATTCGTGACCGAGTTCGAGCAGACCCACCCCGGCGTCCGGCTGGACGTCACCTTCCAGGAGTGGACCGGCATCGGGAAGAAGGTCCTCGCGGCGCTGGAGAGCGAGGACGCCCCCGACGTCATCGAGGTCGGCAACACCCAGGTCGCCCAGTACGCCGAGAGCGAGGGGCTCCTCGATCTCACCCTGGAGTCCGTCCGCGACCTCGGCGGCGAGGACTGGCTGCCGGGGCTCGCCGAGCCCGGCCGGGTCCACGGTACGCAGTACGGCATCCCCTGGTACGCGGCCAACCGCGTCGTCGTCTACAACAAGGACCTCTTCGAGGAAGCCGGGATCAGCCGTCCTCCCAAGACCCGCGCGGAGTGGCTCGAGGACACCGAGAGGCTCAACACCGGGGGAAGGCAGGGCATATACCTCTCCGGACAGGACTGGTACACCCTTGCCGGCTTCGTCTGGGACGAGGGCGGCGACCTCGCCGTCGACCGGGGCGGCGTCTGGCAGGGCACCCTGCACGAGCCCGCCGCCGTCCGCGGGATGACCTTCTACAAGAAGCTCCAGGCCCTCGGGGACGGGCCCGAGAACGCCGACGAGATGACCCCGCCGCAGACCGGGGTCTTCGCCGAGGGCGACGTCGCCCAGATCATCGCCACCCCCTCCGCCGCCGCCCTCGCCGTGAAGGAGAACCCGGCGCTCGAGGGCAGGCTCGGCTTCTTCCCCGTCCCCGGGAAGTCCGCCGGGAAGCCCGGTGCCGTGTTCACCGGCGGCTCGGACCTGATCATCCCCGAGAAGGCAGGGGAGCGCGCCGCCGCGATCGAGGTGGTCAAGGCGCTGGCAGGGGAACGCTGGCAGACCGATCTCGCGAGGACCATGAGCTACGTGCCCAACAAGACCGGCCTCGCCTCCGTCATCGAGGGCCAGGAGGGCACCGCCGCGATGGCCGCCGGTGCCGCGCAGGGCCGGGCCACGCCGAACTCGCCGCAGTGGGCCGAGGTCGAGGAGGACAACCCGATCAAGCCGTACATGACCGCCGTGCTGGGTGGCGCCGAACCCGCCACCGCGGGCCGGGCCGCCTCCGAACGGATCACCGAAGCCCTCGCCGGCAGCTGA